The Flavobacterium sp. 1 genome contains the following window.
ATTTCTACCCCGCCACAAACACTCCAGGCATCTTTAAAATTCCTAGTGTACTCAGCAAACGGAACATTAAGCCTTGCGACATTATACTTTGCCGTATATTCACATGCTTTTAAGAAGCGGTTATTATCCAATCCATAAAAATCATCTCCCTGATTCCATGTTAACTCGCATATATGCCCCATCAATGCAATGCACAATGTTGCATGCCCCTGGTCCCGACCGCTTTCCTGAATCTGAGCCAGACCTTCGTTTTCTCCATCAAAAACATGGTTTATGGCTTTATACCAATTCCCATTGCCATCGCCTTTCTGTAAATAATTAATGGCATAATTATAAATAGATCTGTCATCTGTCAAAATACCTATTGCCAATACTGAAGTTAAGTTAGCCAAGTCCCAATTGGCCCAATAATGAGATTTACAAGTACCCCAATGAGTTTCTAAAAAGGCCTTATTCAAACTGTAGAAAACATCTTTCATCCATTTTTGGTATGCTGTAAAATCATTTGGGTTCCAGCCCTGATACCCTCTCAGCATTTCTCCGGCAATGGCAAATTGATAACCATATATCCCTGCCGCCAAAGCGGTATTGGAATCCCCGCTAATACGCTTACAGGTCAAAGCCCATGCATTCAGAATATTGACTGCAGTTTGGGCATAAACAGCATCTCCACTTATCTTCCACCTTAATGCTAATTGATAAGCAGCAGCCGCATCATTAAAAGCACGACTATAATTATCCGGATCTGGTTCCTCTGCAGAGCCTCCTCCTCTTACCAATTTCTCAACAGGACTAGGGGTATATGTAGATTGTGCATGCGAATTAGCTTTTAATTTATTCCATCCAGACATCCATGGCTCAGCTTGCACTGCTATTTTGGCTCTTATTCTTGCAAAATCTTCTTCGGTATGAAGCCCTCCCACATGTTTCATAGGAACAGAAGGATCCAAAGTCTTAATAGTAAGTACAGAAGCCGTTGGAGGAGCTGTATTATTATCATCTCCGTCCGAAGATTTTGAACACGCCATCGCCATACCTATCACACTTAAAATTAGCATCGGTATCACTAATCGGTAAAAATTAAACTGTTGTTCTTTCATAATTACTATTTTTTTATAAACAAACCTTACAGGCATAAAACCTGCAAGGTCTATCAAATTTCAGCTTGCTAGTATCCAGGGTTTTGAAGCAACTTATTATTCAGCTGCATTTGACTTTGAGGAATAGGGTACAAATAATGTTTTTTGGCCACTGAATGGTTTAATTTACTATCAATTACCACGCAACTCAATGCACCTTTTGGAGTTTCTACTGTCTCTTCACCAAACACATAAGTATTTGCTTTATAAGCAGCAGTAGGATTACCGGAAGCATCTTTAAAAGGTGTAGCGTAAGAAGCACTACCCACTACTCTACCCAAACGGGATGGATTTAATGATTCTTCTAAAATACCCCAACGCTTCAAATCATCAAAACGTTTACCTTCACGATATAGCTCAACAGCTCGTTCCCTTCTTATTTCTTGTTTCATATCCAAACCATTGGCAGAAGCCAACACATTGGTCAAATTAGCTACCTTTGCACGATCTCTTAATTTATTGATTGAAGCATTCAATTGCTCATCGGTAATGCTTCCGTTTAGTTCGTACAAAGCCTCTGCATATATTAAGTACACTTCTGCCAATCTAATAATAGGCCAGTTAGCCGATTCGGTATTATCCAATCTACGAGTACCAAAACCATACACGGCATACTTCGAGTTACCGTATCCACTTGATCCCAAGCTTCCAAAATCTAAAGTAACAGAGGTTGGTGCTGTTGTTGCACTATATAAATAGTTTAGCAAACGTAAATCTCTGTTCTTAAATTCATCGGCTGCAGCATGATATCCTTGAAATAATGGTGATGCCGTTGCCGGTAATCCATCCGTACAAACTGCCATATCAACAAATTTGCGGCTCGGATAGAGCTGCCAGGATGTCCAACTAATATTTTTTCTGGACTGTTTAAATGTATAGTCATAGACGCTGTATAAAATGAACTCCTTATTTGTAGATTTATCATATCCCCCAGGGTTAGATCCCGCATCTTCAAGATTGAACAAATACCAAGAGCTTAAATTAGTCATTTTGGAATCGGCATTCTTGTTCCAAAGTTCGTAGCCCCCATTATCCATGATTTCTTTACACAGTGCCACGGCATCTGCCAAGTAAATTTTTGTGTTGGCTGCATTATATCCTGTTGTTCCTGCACCAATTGCAGTACCATCTCCATCTGCATCCTTGCCTACATATTTTTCCCATGTGGCTTCGTATAGTTCGGCTTGTGCTTTTAAGGCCATAGCAGCCCCTTTACTTATCCTGCCTTTATCGGCACCTGCCAAATTCTGTTCTGTAGGAAGATTTGAAATAGCTTTATCTAAATCACTTAAAATTTGCGCAACCACTTCGTAACGGCTGTTTCGAGGCTTAAATAATTCAGGAGAATCAGTATCTAATACTGTTGTTACCAAAGGCACTCCTCCAAAAGTTTTTAGTAAGTTAAAATAGGCATAGGCACGGAAGAAATGGGCTTCACCCACATATTGGCCTATACTTCCTTCTCCTTTGTATTCATTTGCCTTAGCTAATAAAATATTACAGACACGGATACCGCCATAATCCCAATTGGTACTCCCTGTTGCAATAGTACCTTGTCCTAAAGCCGCACCAGTGCCGTTCGCATTGGCCGACAAATCTGAGCCATTATCCATATTTCCAAAATCCCATCCTTGTAACTGACCATAAAAACCGGTAGTATACGCTTTAAAATCACTTGGTTTTTTGAAATAGACTGCATCAGTAAATTGTCCAGGTGGATTTAAATCAATAAAATCGTCCTGACAGCCCGACAAGCCTAAAAAAAGACCTCCGAGAACTATATAATTCAATATTTTTTTCATTGTTTTTTTCATTTAAGTTATTAGAATCCAATATTTAATCCAAAAGACCAAGTACGTCCAAAAGGATACCCTGCATTATCACCATCCGTCGCATTTTCGCCTGACTCCGGATCAAATCCATCTTTAATACTTGATGCTTCCCATAGATCATTACCAGAGAAATACACTCTTACTTTAGTTAACTTCAAACGGCTTGTTAATCCTGCTGGAAGTGAATATCCTACTATCAATGTTTTTAGTCGGATATAACGGCTGTTCTGTAGCATAAAATCGTTATTACCATAGTTCCATCCTGCACGGGTTGGATTAACAGTTAAACGAGGATACATTGCATCAGGATTTTCTTCAGTCCAGGTTTTTCCCAAAAAGGTTGGATTCTGGTTAGTAAATAATGCTCTAAATGGATAAGCCATATATCCCGAACGCATAATATTTTGCTCTAGATGACCTTGAAAAAAAGTATTGAAATCAAACCCCTTCCAAGTTGCTCCCATGTTAATTCCATAAGTATAATGCGGTGTTCCATCTCCCATATAAACCAATGAACTATTCTTATTGCCATTTGCTGTAATATTCCCTGTTCCTGCAACATCAACTCTTCTCGTATCCCCAGGACGTAAAGCTACAGCTTGATTATTTTTTGGTAAACCTGCTAAAGCATCACTAGTTCCGTAAGCTTGATAATAGGCATCAACATCTGCTTGGTCTTTAAAATAACCATCGGTCTTGTATAAAAATATAGGTTTCCATGGAAGTCCATTTACAATTCCGTTTTGACCTGCACCATAGCTATCAGCGTTTTCTACCCCGCTTACCATAGTTTTTGCGTCACCCATGTTGAAGGATACGTTGTAGCTAAAATCCTTGATATTGTCTTTCCAGCCAATAACAAATTCCCATCCCTTGGTATTGAAATTTCCGCTATTGGTTTTAGGCGGTGCTCCTCCCAATACAGATGGATAGGTTACCCCAATCAACATCCCTATATTTTCTTTTTCATAAAGGTCGAAATTAGTAGTCAAACGATTCGTAAAAAAACCAAGGTCGATACCCACATTTTTTTGTGTTACTCGTTCCCAAGTACGCGTATAGCTAATCAAACCATTATTATATGATGCCGTTTGTTGTGAAGCAGGCTGCCCTAAAACCGCCGAACCAATGCCCATAAGAGAAAGATAGTCAAACGCTCCTAAGCCTTTTGCCTCGTTACCAGTACTTGAAATACTTCCTCTAAGCTTACCAAAATTAAGAATGTTGTCAATAGGGCTTAAAAATTCCTCTTTGGTAAATACCCAACCCAACTGAGCCGATCCAAAATTTTGAAACTTGTAGCCTTTTGCAAAACGCGAGTTACCATCCCTTCTTCCTGTCACTTCGGCAATGTATTTTTCATTGTAGTTATAATTTAATCGTGCCAGATACGAGTAGCGGCCGTTAATATCTTTATAACCTCCGTTTGTTTGCGTGGTAGTAGCTGCTACACTGATATCATAAATACCCAAATCTTCAAATCCCACACGTGATGCACTTATCCCTTGGGCAGTCCATTTTTCAGCATTTACACCACCCATAACTGAAACATTATGTTTCTCATTAAAGGTTTTATCGTAGCGCAATAATGCCTGATAATAATGATAAAATTTTGACTCTGCACTGGCTTGATAAACGTTGTTAACTCCATCGGTTTGATAAGCATTGCCTTTAGGATTCCCATACCAATCATATAATCTTACAGGAATCACATATCTTTCATCATTAAATCGCTCGTTTTGAATGGAAGCCAAGCCTTCTATAGATATTCCGTTCCATATTTTATAGGTTCCTTTCAAATCTACGCGACCAGTTAGTCGTTTTTTATCATACCTGCCCCCATCGGAAGTGGTTGCAGCCGAATTTTTAATAGCGCCACCATCAATCCCGTTAAAAGGAGCAAACCATTGTCCATACGGATTTTTTGCTGGGTAGAAAGGCATATCTGTTGAATAAAGTATGGCTCCTAACCCTTTAGATGGCTGACCTGCATTAGTATTGATAATACTGATGCTTGACTCCAATTTTAATCTTTCCGACAAATTGAAATCATAATTAAAACGGGCATTTAACTGTTTCTCTCCATCATAAGCCGTTGCCAAATTACCCTGATTATCTGCAAATGCCAAAGATAAACGGTAAGTCGATTTATCGTCTCCACCAGAAACACTCAAGTTATGCTGGTAGGAATAGCGGGTAGAAAACATTTCTTCAATACGGTTTGCATTGAATATAAAGAAATCTGTACCAAAAAGATCGTATTTCCCTTCAACTCCCTTCTGCATGTTTAACAGATTATCTTTATTACCCCAAATCCACCAGTTAGGCGTAGTCTCTTCCTTGTTGGCCTCTAACCACATCGTAGCATATTCCTGCATAGTAGGTGAATAACCAACCAGACCATTAGTAACAAAACGAAGATTGGTATTAAAGTTCACTTTAATTTTTCCTTTCCCCCTTTTTGTAGTTACTAAAACAACCCCATTAGATGCACGGGAACCATAAATAGCAGCGGAACCATCTTTTAAAACCGAGATACTTTCTATATCATCGGGATTCATATTTTGAAAAGATTGAGCATTTAATACCGGTACTCCATCCACAATAATCAATGGTTCAGACCCATTGACTGAAGAGGCACCACGGATAGCAAATGCCAACCCCTCATTTCCTGGTCGGGATGAGCTTCTGGTAACAACTAAACCAGGTGTTTGTCCTTGAAGTGCCAAACCTACGTTTGTAACCGCACGATCTTCAAATACCTTAGAACTTATAATTTCTACCGCTCCTGTTAATGTTGCTTTTTTCTGGGTTCCATACCCTACAACTACTACTTCATTTAATTTAGAAACATCTGGTACTAATTTCACATTGATTACTCTTTGCGACTCCACTTTAACTTCTTGGGCTCTAAAACCAATCTCGCTAAATACTAATATCGCATCGGGTGACGTAACATTTATAACATATCCTCCATCAAAATCAGTACTAACCGTACCTCCTTTAACACCTTTTATGGAAACGTTAACTCCAGGAATCCCCATATTATCATCGGCAGAAACTACTTTCCCCGTTATCGTAATATTTTGCTGCACACTTTCTAGCTTAGCAGCATTCAAACTTAGGTTAACAGAACTATCAGAATTCGTAGCGTACACTTCCCCTACCACACTACTTCCTAATAATAACACTAACAAAGTTGGTTTTGATAAAAATTTCAGCTTATGCTGAATGATTTTCGGTCTGTTCATAAAACAATTCATTTTGGTTAATAATTTTTCTTTTTTTGGTTATTTATTTTCATATTTTATTAAAACTATCCTCTTCTATTTATTGCAAACAGCCATGATTTTACAACAGCAGGAATAAGAATTCGCAACACTGTTAATGAATTATTGCGATTGATTAAAAAATAGTATTGGAGTAATTTGGCAATCAGCTACCTTTAACATACCGTTCTGTCAGCCATGACATTAAACACTACAATGAGTTCCTGACAAAAACACCAAACCCATTCCGAATTTGCTCTTTTCCATTTTTCAAAACCATATGAGCAGCCTGTTTGCCTAATTGATCAAAATCAGATGAAATAACAGTAATTCCGTCAAGCAAGACCTCTTTTAAAGAAGAATCGTTATAGGAAATAATACCAATATCTTCGCCTATTACAAAATCATTGCTTTTTATTTGCTTTATAAGATGTATTAGGTCATTTTCTTCAACATTAATATATACTGTCCGCTTTTCTAATTTTTCATTAACTGCATCTTCAACGATACTCCAATCATATTTAAACTCATTGCAAAATTTGAAAAATCCAGTTTTTATCCCTTGAGGCAAATGACTTTTTTCAGGAAATACTAGCTTAATAGCCTTATATTTTTTTAGTAACGGATTTAATTCTATTAGAGCAGAAATAATATCACTTTCAAAATCCTGATAAACACAGGCAACTTCACCGAGTTTGTCCATTTTTTTGTCAAGCATAATAAGCTTCTCTAATGGAATATCGCTTTTGATAAATTCAACAACATCTTGGTCTCTATCATCAAAATGTGTATTTAAAATATAATGTGTGTAGTCTTTCGACTTACTGTTTAGTATCAGTTTTTTAAACTGCGCATAATCATTTTGATATACATAAAAATCAATTATCGCAAACTCATTAAGAATACTTGTTAAAGCATCAAAAATTTTCTTTTGGCATGGACTTAACTTATTAAACAATAAAAAAACTTTTAATTTTAAATCATTACATGCCAACTTTAGATAGTATCCCTTGCCAGGTATAGATTCTATAACATTATTCTCTTTTAAAAAAGCATAAGCCCTCACAACCGTATCTCTTGAAACATTATGATCAAACGCCAATTCATTTACCGATGGCAATTTGTCGTTAAAACTCAAAGCCCCCATTCGAGTAGCACTCATAACAGAATCAACAATCTGCTTATGCTTGCGAACTCTTG
Protein-coding sequences here:
- a CDS encoding RagB/SusD family nutrient uptake outer membrane protein, with protein sequence MKKILNYIVLGGLFLGLSGCQDDFIDLNPPGQFTDAVYFKKPSDFKAYTTGFYGQLQGWDFGNMDNGSDLSANANGTGAALGQGTIATGSTNWDYGGIRVCNILLAKANEYKGEGSIGQYVGEAHFFRAYAYFNLLKTFGGVPLVTTVLDTDSPELFKPRNSRYEVVAQILSDLDKAISNLPTEQNLAGADKGRISKGAAMALKAQAELYEATWEKYVGKDADGDGTAIGAGTTGYNAANTKIYLADAVALCKEIMDNGGYELWNKNADSKMTNLSSWYLFNLEDAGSNPGGYDKSTNKEFILYSVYDYTFKQSRKNISWTSWQLYPSRKFVDMAVCTDGLPATASPLFQGYHAAADEFKNRDLRLLNYLYSATTAPTSVTLDFGSLGSSGYGNSKYAVYGFGTRRLDNTESANWPIIRLAEVYLIYAEALYELNGSITDEQLNASINKLRDRAKVANLTNVLASANGLDMKQEIRRERAVELYREGKRFDDLKRWGILEESLNPSRLGRVVGSASYATPFKDASGNPTAAYKANTYVFGEETVETPKGALSCVVIDSKLNHSVAKKHYLYPIPQSQMQLNNKLLQNPGY
- a CDS encoding SusC/RagA family TonB-linked outer membrane protein, coding for MNRPKIIQHKLKFLSKPTLLVLLLGSSVVGEVYATNSDSSVNLSLNAAKLESVQQNITITGKVVSADDNMGIPGVNVSIKGVKGGTVSTDFDGGYVINVTSPDAILVFSEIGFRAQEVKVESQRVINVKLVPDVSKLNEVVVVGYGTQKKATLTGAVEIISSKVFEDRAVTNVGLALQGQTPGLVVTRSSSRPGNEGLAFAIRGASSVNGSEPLIIVDGVPVLNAQSFQNMNPDDIESISVLKDGSAAIYGSRASNGVVLVTTKRGKGKIKVNFNTNLRFVTNGLVGYSPTMQEYATMWLEANKEETTPNWWIWGNKDNLLNMQKGVEGKYDLFGTDFFIFNANRIEEMFSTRYSYQHNLSVSGGDDKSTYRLSLAFADNQGNLATAYDGEKQLNARFNYDFNLSERLKLESSISIINTNAGQPSKGLGAILYSTDMPFYPAKNPYGQWFAPFNGIDGGAIKNSAATTSDGGRYDKKRLTGRVDLKGTYKIWNGISIEGLASIQNERFNDERYVIPVRLYDWYGNPKGNAYQTDGVNNVYQASAESKFYHYYQALLRYDKTFNEKHNVSVMGGVNAEKWTAQGISASRVGFEDLGIYDISVAATTTQTNGGYKDINGRYSYLARLNYNYNEKYIAEVTGRRDGNSRFAKGYKFQNFGSAQLGWVFTKEEFLSPIDNILNFGKLRGSISSTGNEAKGLGAFDYLSLMGIGSAVLGQPASQQTASYNNGLISYTRTWERVTQKNVGIDLGFFTNRLTTNFDLYEKENIGMLIGVTYPSVLGGAPPKTNSGNFNTKGWEFVIGWKDNIKDFSYNVSFNMGDAKTMVSGVENADSYGAGQNGIVNGLPWKPIFLYKTDGYFKDQADVDAYYQAYGTSDALAGLPKNNQAVALRPGDTRRVDVAGTGNITANGNKNSSLVYMGDGTPHYTYGINMGATWKGFDFNTFFQGHLEQNIMRSGYMAYPFRALFTNQNPTFLGKTWTEENPDAMYPRLTVNPTRAGWNYGNNDFMLQNSRYIRLKTLIVGYSLPAGLTSRLKLTKVRVYFSGNDLWEASSIKDGFDPESGENATDGDNAGYPFGRTWSFGLNIGF
- a CDS encoding alginate lyase family protein; this translates as MKEQQFNFYRLVIPMLILSVIGMAMACSKSSDGDDNNTAPPTASVLTIKTLDPSVPMKHVGGLHTEEDFARIRAKIAVQAEPWMSGWNKLKANSHAQSTYTPSPVEKLVRGGGSAEEPDPDNYSRAFNDAAAAYQLALRWKISGDAVYAQTAVNILNAWALTCKRISGDSNTALAAGIYGYQFAIAGEMLRGYQGWNPNDFTAYQKWMKDVFYSLNKAFLETHWGTCKSHYWANWDLANLTSVLAIGILTDDRSIYNYAINYLQKGDGNGNWYKAINHVFDGENEGLAQIQESGRDQGHATLCIALMGHICELTWNQGDDFYGLDNNRFLKACEYTAKYNVARLNVPFAEYTRNFKDAWSVCGGVEIHTQVSSASQGTVRPMWSGPYFHYTKIKKVSENLAKYTKMGLNSVAPEGGGGDYGPNSGGYDQLGFGTLLYTRD
- a CDS encoding winged helix-turn-helix domain-containing protein, with product MENFVKIKDIISISDYSRVRKHKQIVDSVMSATRMGALSFNDKLPSVNELAFDHNVSRDTVVRAYAFLKENNVIESIPGKGYYLKLACNDLKLKVFLLFNKLSPCQKKIFDALTSILNEFAIIDFYVYQNDYAQFKKLILNSKSKDYTHYILNTHFDDRDQDVVEFIKSDIPLEKLIMLDKKMDKLGEVACVYQDFESDIISALIELNPLLKKYKAIKLVFPEKSHLPQGIKTGFFKFCNEFKYDWSIVEDAVNEKLEKRTVYINVEENDLIHLIKQIKSNDFVIGEDIGIISYNDSSLKEVLLDGITVISSDFDQLGKQAAHMVLKNGKEQIRNGFGVFVRNSL